The window TCACTGCTCCACGCAATACAAAGGCAAAAACGATCCCGCCAACAATCAAATCGGGCCACTTACTTTCCAGAAAATAAACCAAGACACCAGCCAGTATTACCCCTCCGTTGACGATGATGTCATTAGAAGTGAAAATAGCACTGGCCTGCATGTGGGCCTCTTTGCTTTTTGCCTTGTTGATCAGCCATAATGAGACGAGGTTACCCACTAAAGCCAGCAGGGAAACGATAATCATCCACTGGAAAAGGGGTGTTTCGCTTTGGGTGAAAAACCTGCGTAGTACTTCTGAAAAGCCAAGGAGCGCCAGGCCCATTTGAAAATAACCACTGATCTTTGCTACTTTCTTCTTACGGGAAACAGCCGCTCCCACGGCAAAGAGACTCAGACCATAAACAATAGAATCAGCCAGCATGTCCAGCGAATCGGCAATGAGACCCATAGATGCAGAAATCCAACCCGTAGTCATTTCGATGACGAAAAATCCAAAATTGATTCCCAGCACCCACCAGAGTATTTTCTTGTGTTTGGTCTCGTCTTCGGCAATGGGCATTTCTGCCTCAGAAGTAGTACCTTGGAGTTGATCATTGAGGTTTAGTTCACTGATGGCATTTTGTATAGGCAGTACTTCATCCTGATGGAAGACGTCCAGCTTGCGTGCTGGGATGTCAAACTCCAGGTGCTTTATCTGGCCCAGAGGTTCCAGTTTCATGCGGATCATTTGCTCCTCCGAGGGGCAGTCCATTTTGGTTATACTAAATGTGCTTTTTTTCATTCCGGTAGTTTCCATTACATTTTTCGCAGATTCCATGCAACACCAAGTTTACCCTTATAATATGGTAGTCGCCTCCAATTGAAAGGAGATTTATTGGCATAGTTTCGGGTAAACAGAAGGTATTATTACATTTCTTACAGTGAAAGTGGAGGTGCCATTTTTTATCTATCGATCCAGGTTTTAATATTGCAAATTTTACTGTTCCCGTACCATCATCAATCCTGTGAACAATTCCTTTTTGTTCAAAAAGATTGATTGTGCGATAGAAAGTTGTTAGATTTATTGGCTTTTCCTGCCTGGAAGAAATAGCCAAAGCTTGTTGAAGTTCTTTTAAACTACAAGCTGTTTTCTTTCTAAGAATGTATTTAATCACCTTGGAACGAGTATCAGTTGATCGAATGCCATGATCCTTAAGTATATCTTCTGGAATGCTCATATTTTAATCAAAGGTTATAATATCT of the Cyclobacterium marinum DSM 745 genome contains:
- a CDS encoding cation diffusion facilitator family transporter, with amino-acid sequence MKKSTFSITKMDCPSEEQMIRMKLEPLGQIKHLEFDIPARKLDVFHQDEVLPIQNAISELNLNDQLQGTTSEAEMPIAEDETKHKKILWWVLGINFGFFVIEMTTGWISASMGLIADSLDMLADSIVYGLSLFAVGAAVSRKKKVAKISGYFQMGLALLGFSEVLRRFFTQSETPLFQWMIIVSLLALVGNLVSLWLINKAKSKEAHMQASAIFTSNDIIVNGGVILAGVLVYFLESKWPDLIVGGIVFAFVLRGAVRILKLAK
- a CDS encoding Fur family transcriptional regulator; protein product: MSIPEDILKDHGIRSTDTRSKVIKYILRKKTACSLKELQQALAISSRQEKPINLTTFYRTINLFEQKGIVHRIDDGTGTVKFAILKPGSIDKKWHLHFHCKKCNNTFCLPETMPINLLSIGGDYHIIRVNLVLHGICEKCNGNYRNEKKHI